In Synechococcus sp. UW179A, the DNA window CGGGTGTGATCAGTACAGGCGCGTAAAAGCCAGCGTCTGAAGTCGATAGATTCCATTCAATGGCCTGCGTATCAACACCAGTGCAGGAGATGCTGTTGCCGCCTGGATTAATGAGGTTGTCGGCAACGACCTGATCAAAGGCTGCACCTGCAGTGTTGGTGATGCCATCAACGGAGAAGTTGCCGTCAGCGTCCTCACTGAGCTTGACCATGGCAATGCGGTTGTTGAACGCGCAGTTGCTGTTGAGTGAAAGCTTGAGGGTCTGGCCTGTTGCCGGAATGCTGGAAAGATCAAGGACAGCGTTGTGGATGCCTTGTTGCTTGGCAGCCATCCCGGTTGCTGCAGGATTGGGTGAGGAGGCTGAGTGGCTGATGTCGATGATCAGATCATCGTGATCGTTGTCAGTGAGTCTGTCGTTGAGCCTGAGCTGGAAGCTGCCGTCGCTGTTGTCCGTGATGCTGAGTTGCGGAGAGCTGATGAGCGGCTGGTTGTTGCTGAACTGATGGAACGAAATGGTGGACCCGTGTGGAACGAAGATCGCGTGCCCACCGCAGTTTTCTGAGAACGGTGTGGCGCCGATACAGCCGAGGGCGTTGTTGTTCTGGTCAACGATGATCAGGCTGTTCTGGAGATCGGAATCAGCCGAGATGACCTTGAGGTTGATCCAGAGTCCTTGGGAGGCGCTTTGGGTGACGAACAACGCGTTGTCGTCATTGAGTAGAAGGTTGCTGGTCGTTGGTGTTTGAGAAACGGGAGCTGAGCTCAGTGTGGAACTGGAGTTGTCACTTGATGAACCTGAACCCCCACCGGATGATGCTGGGATGATGGAGTTGTTGGTGACCGTGGTGCTGGAGAAGGAAACGGCGTCATTGCCGGCCGAATCCTGAACCGCGTTGGCATCGTCAGAGCTGGAAGGGTCGGAGTAGGCAACGGTGACGGCCTGATTGGTTTTGATGGTGTTGGTGAGTGTGAGCTCACTGGTGGAACCGTCATTGGTAACAGCGGTAACGGCATTGGCGGCACCGTCGGTTGTGACTGCAAAGGCCGAGGTGGGAGCGGTTGTGGAGGACAGGGTTTCGTCGTAGGTGAGAACGACCTTGGCCCCGTCTGTGGATGTGGCGGCAGACGAGAAGGTGGGCCTGAGGGTGTCAACCGAGAGGCTGACGGAGTTGTTGCTATCAGAGCCGTCGTTGTTGGTGTTGCCTGCGGCGTCGGAGAACTTGGAGGAGGCAACGGAGATCAGACCGTCGTTGGTGCTGTTGGCAGAGGGAGTGAATGTGGAGGAGTAGGAAGTGCCAGAACCGGAGAAGTTGGAAAGAGCACCGCCGGAGATGGTGAGATCGGAATCGGTGAAATCGGTGGAGGCTTTCGAGAGTGTGAAGCCGAGGCTTGCGGTTTCGCCAGCTTTTAAGGAGGCGACATCAGAGCTAATGGCAATGGTGGGCGGAGTGGAGTCTTTGGTTGAGGTATCGGAGGTTTGTGTTGCTGCATTGCCAGCTAAGTCGCTGACATCAGCTGTGATGGAGAGTGTGCCGTCGTTAAGGGAGGAGAGATCGAGATTGGAGCGTGAATAGCTGTTGCTGTTGACGGTGGCGGTGGAGTTGATGGGAGTACCACCAGCATCGGAGGAGATGTTGATGGAAACGGTTTGACCGTCTTGAACACCTGAGGTGGAGCCAGAGATGGTGACGGAATCGTCTTCTGCAGCATTGATGAATCCATCACCGCCGTCGTTGATGGCAACGGAAATGGATGGAGCGGATGTGTCTTTGTTGGTGGTATCGGAGGCTTGTGTTGCTGCATTGCCAGCTAAGTCGCTGACATCAGCTGTGATGGAGAGTGTGCCGTCGTTAAGGGAGGAGAGATCGAGATTGGAGCGTGAATAGCTGTTGCTGTTGACGGTGGCGGTGGAGTTGATGGGAGTACCACCAGCATCGGAGGAGATGTTGATGGAAACGGTTTGACCGTCTTGAACACCTGAGGTGGAGCCAGAGATGGTGACGGAATCGTCTTCTGCAGCATTGATGAATCCATCACCGCCGTCGTTGATGGCAACGGAAATGGATGGAGCGGATGTGTCTTTGTTGGTGGTATCGGAGGCTTGTGTTGCTGCATTGCCAGCTAAGTCGCTGACATCAGCTGTGATGGAGAGTGTGCCGTCGTTAAGGGAGGAGAGATCGAGATTGGAGCGTGAATAGCTGTTGCTGTTGACGGTGGCGGTGGAGTTGATGGGAGTACCACCAGCATCGGAGGAGATGTTGATGGAAACGGTTTGGCCGTCTTCTGCGCCAGACGTGGTTCCTGCGATGGCAACGGAACCATCTTCTGCTGCGTTGAGGCGCCCGTCGCCGCCGTCGTTGATGGCAACAGAAATGGTGGGTGGAGTGACGTCAGGGACCGCAAAGACCCGCACATGGCCTGAACTGTTTCCATTGCCATCATTTTGATTTGCGGCGATGGCAACGGTGCTGCCGTCACTGGAAAGAGAGACGCGCCACCCGCTTTGGTCATTAATGGCTTCTCCAGCGACATCAGTGCCGATTTGCACCCAGGCAGTGCCACTCCACTGGTAGAGGCGTGTGTGGCCCGGACTATTATTTGCAGCGGCGCTAGCAGGGGCACCAATGGCAACGATGGTTCCGTCGCCGGAGAGCGAGACGGAATAGCCACTGAAGTCATTCGCGGCTTCTCCATCAATGTCAGCGCCTAATTGACTCCAGGCGGTGCTGTTCCATTGATAAAT includes these proteins:
- a CDS encoding S-layer family protein codes for the protein MSSFIQLGLDFDGEAAYSRNGSSVSLSSDGTIVAIGALGSNHVRLYQLNSETVSWNQLGTDIDGETILDKCGQSVSLSSDGTIVAIGAIDHNGDGNDRGHTRIYKWNGTAWTQLGSDISGEGDGDKFGYSVSLSSDGTIVAVGAIDNGNNKGHTRIYKWSGTAWNQLGSDIDGEAANDQSGYSVSLSSDGSTVAIGARGHDGNAGLTRIYKWSGTAWNQLGSDIDGEAANDQSGYSVSLSSDGSTVAIGSFTTSGYTRIYQWNSTAWSQLGADIDGEAANDFSGYSVSLSGDGTIVAIGAPASAAANNSPGHTRLYQWSGTAWVQIGTDVAGEAINDQSGWRVSLSSDGSTVAIAANQNDGNGNSSGHVRVFAVPDVTPPTISVAINDGGDGRLNAAEDGSVAIAGTTSGAEDGQTVSINISSDAGGTPINSTATVNSNSYSRSNLDLSSLNDGTLSITADVSDLAGNAATQASDTTNKDTSAPSISVAINDGGDGFINAAEDDSVTISGSTSGVQDGQTVSINISSDAGGTPINSTATVNSNSYSRSNLDLSSLNDGTLSITADVSDLAGNAATQASDTTNKDTSAPSISVAINDGGDGFINAAEDDSVTISGSTSGVQDGQTVSINISSDAGGTPINSTATVNSNSYSRSNLDLSSLNDGTLSITADVSDLAGNAATQTSDTSTKDSTPPTIAISSDVASLKAGETASLGFTLSKASTDFTDSDLTISGGALSNFSGSGTSYSSTFTPSANSTNDGLISVASSKFSDAAGNTNNDGSDSNNSVSLSVDTLRPTFSSAATSTDGAKVVLTYDETLSSTTAPTSAFAVTTDGAANAVTAVTNDGSTSELTLTNTIKTNQAVTVAYSDPSSSDDANAVQDSAGNDAVSFSSTTVTNNSIIPASSGGGSGSSSDNSSSTLSSAPVSQTPTTSNLLLNDDNALFVTQSASQGLWINLKVISADSDLQNSLIIVDQNNNALGCIGATPFSENCGGHAIFVPHGSTISFHQFSNNQPLISSPQLSITDNSDGSFQLRLNDRLTDNDHDDLIIDISHSASSPNPAATGMAAKQQGIHNAVLDLSSIPATGQTLKLSLNSNCAFNNRIAMVKLSEDADGNFSVDGITNTAGAAFDQVVADNLINPGGNSISCTGVDTQAIEWNLSTSDAGFYAPVLITPDGEIYTYGSSQIKTLGCNFFAFEDNNSPNSSDWDFNDLSIQFEII